A stretch of the Fusobacterium varium genome encodes the following:
- a CDS encoding putative glycerol dehydrogenase: protein MSNRSVFLPNYTVGDSAYNEIVKICSNYGKKVVFIGGRTALEKAGDLVKNMLNRSNLEVVDTLWYGGEAAYANVEKLKEMKSVHEADMVFAFGGGKAIDTCKVLTGDLNKPLFVFPTISSTCAAVTSVCAIYTVDGVFEGLYWRSAPAEHTFINTKIIAEAPDKYLWAGIGDTLAKGYEPEFSSRRRKLNHPNALGVTLSKLCQEPLVEYGSKALADCKENRASDDLEEIVLSIIVNTGLVSNHVINDYNSCVAHAMCYGFSNMSKVEHNHLHGEIVSYGVLVQLMLDNNTKEIDKLLPFYKEIRLPTSYKDFGVTREEMEGVLQKASEVNDVKVAAVNITKDKLADAVDRLEEYVRG, encoded by the coding sequence ATGTCAAATAGAAGTGTATTTTTACCCAATTATACTGTTGGAGATTCAGCATATAATGAAATTGTGAAAATTTGTTCTAACTATGGAAAAAAAGTTGTATTTATTGGAGGGAGAACAGCTTTAGAAAAAGCAGGAGATTTAGTAAAAAATATGTTAAATAGAAGTAATTTAGAAGTGGTAGATACTTTGTGGTATGGAGGAGAAGCAGCTTATGCCAATGTGGAAAAATTAAAAGAGATGAAATCTGTTCATGAGGCAGATATGGTCTTTGCTTTTGGTGGAGGAAAAGCAATAGATACATGTAAAGTTCTTACTGGAGATTTGAATAAACCTCTGTTTGTATTTCCTACTATCTCATCTACTTGTGCAGCTGTTACATCAGTCTGTGCTATCTATACTGTAGATGGAGTATTTGAAGGATTGTACTGGAGAAGTGCTCCAGCTGAGCATACTTTCATCAATACAAAAATTATAGCAGAAGCACCTGATAAATATTTGTGGGCTGGAATTGGAGATACTCTTGCTAAGGGTTATGAACCTGAATTTTCATCAAGAAGAAGAAAATTGAATCATCCTAATGCTTTAGGAGTGACATTGTCTAAACTTTGCCAGGAACCTTTAGTGGAGTATGGCTCAAAAGCGTTGGCAGATTGTAAAGAAAATAGGGCATCTGATGATCTTGAAGAAATTGTTCTGTCTATTATTGTAAATACAGGACTTGTGTCTAATCATGTTATTAATGACTATAACAGCTGTGTGGCTCATGCAATGTGTTATGGATTCTCTAATATGTCAAAGGTAGAGCATAATCATCTTCATGGGGAGATTGTATCATATGGAGTATTGGTGCAGCTAATGTTGGATAACAATACTAAAGAAATAGATAAGCTTCTTCCTTTTTATAAAGAAATAAGACTTCCTACATCTTATAAAGATTTTGGAGTAACAAGAGAAGAGATGGAAGGGGTGTTACAGAAAGCTTCTGAAGTAAATGATGTAAAGGTAGCAGCTGTAAATATTACAAAAGATAAATTGGCAGATGCAGTGGATAGATTAGAGGAGTATGTGAGAGGATAA
- a CDS encoding putative bile acid:sodium symporter, which produces MKLLNKLSDFLGKYFIVLVLLMVAVAMVLPQAFITLGRTRVLGQSMVTLGLGSIMFVMGLTLNEKDFKVIVTRPKDVFIGCLAQFTVMPLMAYFLAKTLRLPPELAVGLVLLGTCPGGTASNVMTYLAKGDVALSIGMTTVSTLVAPLLTPALTYLLAGEWVEINMYAMLLDIVKVVIVPIFLGMAVHKSFGEKIHKVSKVLVIIPIVCILMIMGLCVAPNKMNLINSGAVLIMAVCLHNWFGFLLGYIIGIFTKMNDFKKKALSIEVGLQNSGLAVGLAAQFSNPLCALPAAVATVVHQVSGSLLANAFSGNLSFNFFKKRVKSAANISMMNK; this is translated from the coding sequence ATGAAATTATTAAATAAATTGAGTGACTTTTTAGGGAAATATTTTATTGTTTTAGTTTTACTTATGGTAGCAGTAGCTATGGTATTGCCACAGGCATTTATCACTTTGGGAAGAACAAGAGTTTTGGGTCAATCTATGGTAACATTAGGGCTTGGTTCTATTATGTTTGTTATGGGACTTACTCTTAATGAAAAAGATTTTAAAGTGATTGTAACAAGACCTAAAGATGTATTTATTGGATGTCTTGCACAGTTCACTGTAATGCCTCTAATGGCCTATTTTCTAGCAAAAACATTAAGGCTTCCTCCTGAATTAGCAGTGGGATTAGTTCTTTTAGGGACTTGTCCAGGAGGAACTGCAAGTAATGTTATGACTTATCTGGCAAAAGGAGATGTAGCTCTTTCAATTGGAATGACTACTGTATCTACATTAGTAGCTCCTCTTTTAACACCAGCTTTAACATATTTGTTAGCTGGAGAATGGGTAGAGATTAATATGTATGCAATGCTTCTTGATATTGTAAAAGTTGTCATTGTTCCTATATTTCTAGGAATGGCAGTACATAAATCATTTGGAGAAAAAATACATAAAGTATCAAAAGTCTTGGTAATTATTCCAATTGTATGTATTTTAATGATTATGGGATTATGTGTTGCACCTAATAAAATGAATCTTATTAATTCTGGAGCTGTGCTTATTATGGCTGTATGCCTTCATAACTGGTTTGGATTTCTTTTAGGATATATTATTGGAATATTTACAAAAATGAACGATTTTAAGAAAAAAGCACTTTCTATTGAAGTTGGATTGCAAAATTCAGGATTAGCAGTAGGATTAGCAGCACAGTTTTCCAATCCTTTATGTGCATTGCCAGCAGCAGTAGCTACTGTAGTACATCAAGTTTCAGGCTCTCTGTTAGCTAATGCATTTTCAGGAAATCTATCATTTAATTTCTTTAAGAAGAGAGTTAAATCAGCAGCAAATATCAGCATGATGAACAAATAA
- a CDS encoding putative transposase → MFFFYDRDLLTKLAYAVNDVFKYQFHNIKAKNQRIHKISKYSSKYFTNSDIIHYGLITVIHTFGRDLKWNPHIHAIVTLGGFNKNYQFLEKKYFHVNSIAGQWKKMVIDIVKSGNYDKPEIKAKAYAAANYLYRKNTRFFFNVAKNDLNNNIYAIKYIGRYLSRAPIAEYKIIDFYDNKVTFYYESLADDKQRIELTLDAETFLSKLIIHIPPKHFKMIRRFGIYSRNIKSELKNIMKFMRKYVSKYSNSTFYQLEIWKAFGVNPFYCFKCNARMKVKKISYFNIHTGSICWKEYR, encoded by the coding sequence ATGTTTTTCTTCTATGATAGAGACCTTTTAACTAAGCTTGCTTATGCTGTTAATGATGTTTTTAAATATCAATTTCATAACATTAAAGCAAAAAATCAAAGAATTCATAAAATTTCAAAATATTCCTCTAAATACTTTACTAACTCAGATATCATTCATTATGGATTGATTACTGTTATTCATACCTTTGGACGCGATCTTAAATGGAACCCTCATATTCATGCTATTGTTACTTTAGGTGGATTCAATAAAAACTACCAATTTCTTGAAAAAAAATATTTTCATGTCAATTCCATTGCTGGACAATGGAAAAAAATGGTTATTGATATTGTTAAATCTGGAAATTATGACAAGCCTGAAATTAAAGCTAAAGCTTATGCTGCTGCTAACTACCTTTATCGCAAAAATACAAGATTCTTTTTCAATGTTGCAAAAAATGATTTAAATAATAATATTTATGCAATTAAATATATTGGCAGATATCTGTCAAGAGCTCCTATCGCGGAATATAAAATTATTGATTTCTATGATAATAAGGTTACTTTCTATTATGAAAGTCTTGCTGATGATAAACAAAGAATTGAGCTTACTTTAGATGCAGAAACATTTCTTTCTAAATTAATTATTCACATTCCCCCTAAACATTTCAAAATGATTAGGCGCTTTGGAATCTATTCTAGAAATATTAAATCAGAACTTAAAAATATCATGAAATTCATGAGAAAATATGTCTCTAAATATTCCAATTCTACTTTTTATCAACTTGAAATATGGAAAGCTTTTGGAGTAAATCCTTTTTATTGTTTTAAATGTAATGCCAGAATGAAAGTTAAAAAAATATCATATTTTAATATACATACAGGCTCCATTTGCTGGAAAGAATATCGCTAA
- a CDS encoding putative transposase has product MFFFYDRDLLTKLAYAVNDVFKYQFHNIKAKNQRIHKISKYSSKYFTNSDIIHYGLITVIHTFGRDLKWNPHIHAIVTLGGFNKNFQFLEKKYFHVNSIAGQWKKMVIDIVKSGNYDKPEIKAKAYAAANYLYRKNTRFFFNVAKNDLNNNIYAIKYIGRYLSRAPIAEYKIVDFYDNKVTFYYESLADDKQRIELTLDVETFLSKLIIHIPPKHFKMIRRFGIYSRNIKSELKNIMKFMRKYVSKYSNSTFYQLEIWNAFGVNPFYCFKCNARMKVKKISYFNIHTGSICWKEYR; this is encoded by the coding sequence ATGTTTTTCTTCTATGATAGAGACCTTTTAACTAAGCTTGCTTATGCTGTTAATGATGTTTTTAAATATCAATTTCATAACATTAAAGCAAAAAATCAAAGAATTCATAAAATTTCAAAATATTCCTCTAAATACTTTACTAACTCAGATATCATTCATTATGGATTGATTACTGTTATTCATACCTTTGGGCGCGATCTTAAATGGAACCCTCATATTCATGCTATTGTTACTTTAGGTGGATTCAATAAAAACTTCCAATTTCTTGAAAAAAAATATTTTCATGTCAATTCCATTGCTGGACAATGGAAAAAAATGGTTATTGATATTGTTAAATCTGGAAATTATGACAAGCCTGAAATTAAAGCTAAAGCTTATGCTGCTGCTAACTACCTTTATCGCAAAAATACAAGATTCTTTTTCAATGTTGCAAAAAATGATTTAAATAATAATATTTATGCAATTAAATATATTGGCAGATATCTGTCAAGAGCTCCTATCGCAGAATATAAAATTGTTGATTTCTATGATAATAAGGTTACTTTCTATTATGAAAGTCTTGCTGATGATAAACAAAGAATTGAGCTTACTTTAGATGTGGAAACATTTCTTTCCAAATTAATTATTCACATTCCCCCTAAACATTTCAAAATGATTAGGCGCTTTGGAATCTATTCTAGAAATATTAAATCAGAACTTAAAAACATCATGAAATTCATGAGAAAATATGTCTCTAAATATTCCAATTCTACTTTTTATCAACTTGAAATATGGAACGCTTTTGGAGTAAATCCTTTTTATTGTTTTAAATGTAATGCCAGAATGAAAGTTAAAAAAATATCATATTTTAATATACATACAGGCTCCATTTGCTGGAAAGAATATCGCTAA
- the disA gene encoding DNA integrity scanning protein DisA: MVNKKLEEMLLQITPGTPLREGVYNIIDAGIGALIVVGMDEAVEKMLDGGFYINCEYTPERIFELAKMDGAIIVDEECKTIIYANVHLQVDRKYSSEESGTRHRTAQRAGKQTNKLVIAVSERRKTISLYKGEMRYKLKDMSEIMNEASQALKTMERYRYVLDKSLANLTILELDDIVTIYDAALVLQRFEMMMRIEEELKGYVLELGAEGRLIELQLEDLAQDIHEEMLEFLSDYKSEEVEYENIIIQLREFNNTELLEIENFASVLGYKKSYSSLDNKISPKGYRILGKISKLTKKDIEKLVSNYGELSSIQEAPIEELSDTKLSKLKIKAIKNGLKRLKFTVELEK, from the coding sequence ATGGTCAATAAAAAACTTGAAGAAATGCTCTTGCAAATAACTCCTGGAACACCTCTGAGAGAAGGAGTGTACAATATCATTGATGCAGGAATAGGAGCATTAATAGTGGTTGGTATGGATGAAGCGGTAGAAAAAATGCTTGATGGTGGTTTTTATATAAACTGTGAATATACACCAGAGAGAATATTTGAATTGGCTAAAATGGATGGAGCTATAATAGTTGACGAAGAGTGCAAAACAATTATATATGCAAATGTACATCTTCAAGTTGACAGAAAATATTCATCTGAAGAAAGTGGAACTAGACATAGGACAGCACAAAGAGCGGGTAAGCAGACTAATAAATTAGTGATAGCTGTATCTGAAAGAAGAAAAACTATAAGTTTATATAAGGGAGAAATGAGATATAAACTTAAGGATATGTCTGAAATAATGAATGAAGCATCACAGGCTTTGAAAACTATGGAAAGATACAGATATGTATTAGATAAATCATTGGCAAATCTAACTATATTAGAACTTGATGATATAGTGACTATTTATGATGCTGCATTGGTTTTACAGAGATTTGAAATGATGATGAGAATAGAAGAAGAACTAAAAGGATATGTACTGGAACTGGGAGCAGAAGGAAGATTAATAGAGCTTCAATTGGAAGATTTGGCTCAGGATATACATGAAGAGATGCTTGAATTTTTAAGTGACTATAAAAGCGAAGAAGTTGAATACGAAAACATTATTATACAGCTTAGAGAATTTAATAATACAGAACTTCTTGAGATTGAAAATTTTGCAAGTGTACTTGGATATAAGAAAAGTTACAGCAGCCTAGATAATAAAATAAGTCCTAAAGGGTATAGAATTCTTGGGAAAATAAGTAAACTTACAAAGAAAGATATTGAAAAACTTGTATCAAACTATGGAGAACTTTCTTCTATTCAAGAAGCTCCTATTGAAGAATTATCAGATACAAAATTGAGTAAATTAAAGATAAAAGCTATAAAAAACGGGCTTAAAAGACTTAAATTTACAGTAGAATTAGAAAAATAA
- the radA gene encoding DNA repair protein RadA — protein MAKNKSFYVCSECGYKSSKWMGKCPQCNEWGTFEEEIEITSAGAPVVSSAVSVKETSEKVYSFSDIKMEDMYRYKTGVEEFDRVLGGGLLQGEVVLVTGNPGIGKSTLLLQVADKYTSYGTVIYISGEESPSQVKNRGERLKISAKDLFLMAETDVSNIYEYLIAKKPKVVIVDSIQTLYNSSIDSIPGTPTQIRECTLKIIELAKKYNISFFIVGHITKDGKVAGPKMLEHMVDAVFNFEGEEGLFYRILRSTKNRFGSTNELAVFSMEEDGMKEIKNSSEYFLSERDEKNAGSMVVPVLEGTKVFLLEIQTLLTESSIGIPKRIVQGFDRNRIQILTAIAEKKMNMSLAMKDMFVNIPGGLNIEDPAADLAVLISLLSVYRGVEISQKIAAIGELGLRGEIRKVFFIEKRLKELEKLGFKGVYIPEANKKEIEKNSHKYKLKLIYLKNLEELLERMNKDGQ, from the coding sequence GTGGCTAAAAATAAAAGTTTTTATGTTTGCAGTGAATGTGGATATAAATCATCTAAATGGATGGGAAAGTGTCCTCAATGCAATGAATGGGGTACTTTTGAAGAAGAAATAGAGATAACATCAGCAGGTGCTCCTGTAGTTTCTTCAGCTGTTTCTGTGAAAGAAACTTCTGAAAAAGTATATTCATTTTCAGATATAAAAATGGAAGATATGTATAGGTATAAAACCGGAGTAGAAGAATTTGACAGAGTACTTGGAGGAGGACTTCTTCAAGGGGAAGTAGTCTTGGTAACAGGAAATCCTGGGATAGGGAAATCAACGCTTCTGCTTCAAGTTGCTGATAAATATACATCCTATGGAACAGTCATATATATTTCGGGAGAGGAGTCACCTTCTCAAGTAAAAAATAGAGGAGAAAGACTTAAAATAAGTGCTAAAGATTTATTCCTTATGGCTGAAACAGATGTTTCAAATATCTATGAGTATCTTATAGCTAAAAAACCTAAAGTAGTAATAGTAGATTCAATACAGACATTATATAATTCATCAATAGACTCGATACCAGGTACACCTACACAAATCAGAGAATGTACTTTAAAAATAATTGAACTTGCTAAAAAATATAATATATCATTTTTTATAGTAGGACATATAACTAAAGATGGAAAAGTAGCAGGGCCAAAAATGCTTGAACACATGGTGGATGCTGTATTTAACTTTGAAGGAGAAGAGGGGCTTTTTTACAGGATTTTAAGAAGTACTAAAAATAGATTTGGATCAACTAATGAATTGGCTGTTTTTAGTATGGAAGAAGATGGAATGAAAGAAATAAAAAATTCTTCAGAATACTTTTTGAGTGAAAGAGATGAAAAAAATGCAGGAAGTATGGTAGTTCCGGTTTTAGAAGGAACAAAGGTATTTCTTTTAGAAATACAGACACTTCTTACAGAATCAAGCATAGGGATACCCAAAAGAATAGTTCAAGGATTTGACAGAAACAGGATACAAATACTTACTGCAATAGCAGAAAAAAAGATGAATATGAGCCTTGCCATGAAAGATATGTTTGTAAATATTCCAGGAGGCTTGAATATAGAGGATCCAGCAGCAGATTTAGCTGTTCTCATATCACTCTTGTCTGTATACAGAGGTGTGGAAATAAGTCAGAAAATAGCAGCTATTGGAGAGTTAGGATTGAGAGGGGAAATCAGAAAAGTTTTTTTTATTGAAAAAAGGCTGAAAGAATTAGAAAAGTTAGGATTTAAAGGAGTATATATTCCAGAAGCTAATAAAAAAGAAATAGAAAAAAACAGTCATAAATATAAATTAAAATTAATATATTTAAAAAATTTAGAAGAACTTTTAGAAAGGATGAACAAGGATGGTCAATAA
- the coaD gene encoding phosphopantetheine adenylyltransferase, protein MKIGVYAGSFDPITKGHYDVIKKSLKITDKLIVAVMNNSNKKGWFSLEERKNMIKLLVGENNDKIEVKSFDGLLINFMKENGADIIIRGLRAVSDYEYELGYAFANHDLSYGEVETVFIPAAREYMYLSSSSVREAAMVGARLDIFVDDKIAEIVKQKAKTIKE, encoded by the coding sequence ATGAAAATAGGTGTTTATGCTGGAAGCTTTGATCCTATAACTAAAGGTCATTATGATGTTATAAAAAAATCATTAAAAATAACAGATAAGCTTATTGTGGCAGTTATGAACAATAGTAATAAAAAAGGCTGGTTTTCTCTTGAAGAGAGAAAAAATATGATAAAACTTCTGGTTGGAGAAAATAATGATAAAATAGAAGTAAAAAGTTTTGATGGACTTCTGATAAATTTTATGAAAGAAAACGGGGCAGATATAATAATTAGAGGATTGAGAGCAGTTTCAGATTATGAATATGAGCTTGGATATGCTTTTGCCAATCATGACCTTTCTTATGGAGAAGTAGAAACAGTATTTATTCCAGCTGCAAGAGAATATATGTATTTAAGTTCTAGTTCTGTAAGAGAAGCCGCTATGGTAGGAGCTAGACTTGATATATTTGTAGATGATAAGATAGCTGAGATAGTGAAGCAAAAAGCAAAAACTATCAAAGAATAG
- the rng gene encoding ribonuclease G has translation MNQIVINIDEFQSRAAIIEDGKVVEILVEREEEGRINGSIYKGKVANVLPGMESAFVNIGLEKNGFLYVNDLREFEEKYLDGILNSSRPIEDILNVGDDVVVQILNEPRGTKGARVTTHFTIPGKYLVLMPNNDHIAISKKIKDEKERERLESIFKEIKPENMGVIIRTAAFGKSEFHFEREIEYLVKKWEDIEKKIKGAKIGEILYKDNGIITTVLRDIFSNDIDELIVDNEEVYWEVIDYINAFSEKTLKTKIKLYKDGRDKDIFDLYGITEEIDKALNEVVWLECGGYLVIQKTEALISIDVNTGKNTGSLNLEETVVNTNIEAAKEIPRQLRLRNFGGIIIIDFIDMRVEEDKIKVLEALEKHLQKDRIKNNIVHFTDLGLVEMTRKRSGKPLAYYFQEVCPHCNGTGKIKSQDALIHELMKEIKMCSEDKDISTIKVKLSKTLIESFKEIYFEIIKEFLKMKKKAIELEVDTNNSCQYEIILVK, from the coding sequence ATGAATCAGATAGTAATTAATATAGATGAATTTCAATCCAGAGCAGCAATAATAGAAGATGGAAAAGTTGTAGAGATACTTGTAGAGAGAGAAGAAGAAGGAAGAATAAATGGAAGTATATATAAAGGAAAAGTGGCTAATGTTCTTCCAGGGATGGAATCAGCTTTTGTAAACATTGGATTAGAAAAAAATGGTTTTCTTTATGTAAATGATTTGAGAGAGTTTGAAGAAAAATATTTGGATGGAATATTAAATAGCAGCAGACCTATTGAAGATATATTAAATGTAGGAGATGATGTAGTGGTACAGATACTCAATGAGCCTCGTGGTACAAAGGGAGCTAGAGTCACTACACATTTTACAATACCAGGAAAATATCTTGTGCTTATGCCCAACAATGATCATATAGCTATTTCAAAAAAAATAAAAGATGAAAAGGAAAGAGAGAGGTTAGAGAGTATATTTAAAGAAATAAAACCTGAAAATATGGGTGTGATAATAAGAACTGCCGCTTTCGGGAAAAGTGAATTTCATTTTGAAAGAGAAATAGAATATCTTGTAAAAAAATGGGAAGACATAGAAAAGAAGATAAAAGGGGCTAAAATAGGAGAAATACTGTATAAAGATAATGGAATTATTACTACAGTATTAAGAGATATTTTTTCCAATGATATAGATGAGCTTATTGTAGATAATGAAGAAGTGTATTGGGAAGTTATAGATTATATTAATGCTTTTAGTGAAAAAACTCTTAAAACAAAAATAAAATTATACAAAGATGGAAGAGATAAAGATATTTTTGACTTGTATGGAATAACTGAAGAAATAGATAAAGCTCTTAATGAAGTAGTTTGGTTAGAGTGTGGAGGATATCTTGTTATCCAAAAAACAGAAGCTCTTATCAGCATTGATGTAAATACAGGAAAAAATACAGGAAGCTTAAATCTTGAAGAAACAGTTGTAAATACAAATATAGAAGCAGCTAAAGAGATACCTAGACAACTTAGATTGAGAAATTTTGGTGGAATAATAATAATAGACTTCATTGATATGAGAGTGGAAGAAGATAAAATAAAAGTACTGGAAGCTTTAGAGAAACATTTACAAAAGGATAGAATAAAAAATAATATAGTACATTTTACTGATCTTGGACTTGTAGAAATGACAAGAAAACGTTCAGGGAAGCCATTAGCATATTATTTTCAGGAAGTATGTCCTCATTGTAATGGAACAGGAAAAATTAAATCACAAGATGCACTTATTCACGAACTTATGAAGGAAATTAAGATGTGTTCTGAGGATAAAGATATTAGTACAATAAAAGTAAAATTATCAAAAACGCTTATAGAATCTTTTAAAGAAATATATTTTGAAATTATTAAAGAGTTCTTAAAAATGAAGAAAAAGGCTATAGAATTAGAAGTGGATACAAATAATAGTTGCCAATATGAAATAATTCTGGTTAAATAG
- a CDS encoding putative coproporphyrinogen III oxidase, with protein sequence MKHYNIPIFISHFGCPNACVFCNQKKINGRETDVTMEDLKEIIETYLETLPKNSKKEVAFFGGTFTGISFDLQRQYLETVHKYIKEGLIDGIRLSTRPDCINKEIVEQLKKYGVTSVELGVQSLDEKVLKATARYYPVETVAKACSLLKKYNIELGIQLMIGLPESTFESDFLTAKRALKMNPDAARIYPTLVIKGTKMEEMFKNGEYEALSIEEAIERTRKIYSLLEINGVNVIRVGLQPSEDLREEGVVLGGPFHPAFRELVETEIYYKFFSLIVKKEKRLDIRANERNISKLVGIKKANRMRLKEYFNIKIDNGIGKDEVVVNDRIYSRLDILGKEINESDSN encoded by the coding sequence ATGAAGCATTATAATATTCCAATTTTCATAAGTCATTTTGGGTGTCCTAATGCCTGTGTTTTTTGTAATCAAAAGAAAATAAATGGACGCGAAACTGATGTGACAATGGAAGATTTGAAAGAAATAATAGAAACATATTTAGAAACTCTGCCAAAGAATTCCAAAAAAGAAGTGGCTTTTTTTGGTGGAACTTTTACAGGGATCTCTTTTGATCTCCAGAGACAATATCTAGAGACAGTACATAAATATATAAAAGAAGGTTTGATAGATGGAATAAGGTTATCTACAAGACCTGACTGTATAAATAAAGAGATAGTGGAACAGTTGAAAAAATATGGGGTGACTTCAGTGGAACTTGGAGTTCAGTCTTTAGATGAGAAAGTGCTTAAAGCTACAGCAAGATATTATCCTGTAGAAACAGTAGCTAAAGCTTGCAGTTTACTGAAAAAATATAATATTGAATTAGGAATACAATTAATGATAGGACTTCCAGAATCAACATTTGAAAGCGATTTTTTGACAGCAAAAAGAGCTTTGAAAATGAATCCAGATGCAGCAAGAATATACCCTACTCTTGTTATAAAGGGAACAAAGATGGAAGAAATGTTTAAAAATGGAGAATATGAAGCCTTATCTATAGAGGAAGCAATAGAAAGAACTAGGAAAATATATTCACTTTTGGAAATAAATGGAGTAAATGTCATAAGAGTTGGACTTCAGCCAAGTGAAGATTTACGAGAAGAAGGTGTAGTTTTAGGTGGACCATTTCATCCTGCTTTCAGAGAACTTGTAGAAACAGAAATTTATTATAAATTTTTTAGTTTGATAGTTAAAAAAGAAAAAAGGTTAGATATAAGAGCAAACGAAAGAAATATATCAAAATTGGTAGGAATAAAAAAAGCAAATAGAATGAGATTGAAGGAATATTTTAATATAAAAATAGACAATGGTATTGGAAAAGATGAAGTTGTTGTAAATGACAGAATATATTCAAGACTAGATATCCTTGGAAAGGAGATTAATGAATCAGATAGTAATTAA
- the rnc gene encoding ribonuclease III, producing the protein MKKNYLELEGNLGYSFNNKELLKNSLIHRSFGNEHWRYKKISNERLELLGDAVLDLVVTEYLYKSHESSTEGDLAKIKSMVVSEPVLASISKKMDVGKYLLLSKGEEMTGGRERSSILGDAFEAILGAIYLDSDFETAKKYALSHIKDSIDHVDKNEDILDFKTILQEYSQREYKIIPSYEVIRETGPDHQKIFEIEVKIGERTGRGTGKNKKSAEQSAAKELCKKLGVKTHEAL; encoded by the coding sequence TTGAAAAAGAATTATTTGGAGCTTGAAGGAAACTTAGGTTATTCTTTTAATAATAAAGAGCTTTTAAAAAATTCACTTATCCATAGATCTTTTGGAAATGAGCATTGGAGATATAAAAAAATAAGTAATGAAAGACTAGAACTGCTGGGAGATGCAGTTCTAGATCTTGTTGTTACTGAATATTTGTATAAAAGCCATGAAAGTTCAACAGAAGGAGACTTAGCCAAAATAAAATCTATGGTTGTAAGTGAACCTGTATTGGCATCTATTTCTAAAAAAATGGATGTTGGAAAATATCTTCTTTTAAGTAAAGGAGAAGAAATGACAGGGGGAAGAGAGAGAAGTTCTATATTGGGTGATGCATTTGAAGCAATATTGGGAGCAATATACCTTGATTCAGATTTTGAAACAGCAAAAAAATATGCTTTAAGTCATATAAAAGATTCAATAGATCATGTAGATAAAAATGAAGATATATTAGACTTTAAAACTATACTTCAAGAATATAGCCAAAGAGAATATAAAATAATACCCTCTTATGAAGTAATAAGGGAAACTGGGCCTGATCATCAAAAAATATTTGAAATTGAAGTAAAAATTGGTGAAAGAACAGGTAGAGGAACAGGAAAAAATAAAAAGAGTGCAGAACAGTCAGCAGCTAAAGAATTATGTAAAAAGTTAGGTGTAAAAACACATGAAGCATTATAA